The genomic interval TGTCCAAAGTTTCGGTGTTAAGGCAGGCTCTCCAGTCTGACTTGATTCTCTTTACAGCAGAGAACCCCCTTTCACAGACAGCAGATGACATTGGCAATGTCAGGATGACCTCAATGAGGTGGGCAATGTTGTCTGGACCAGCAGAGTGAAGGACCTCCTGTATTGTTGGCAACACAGCTGCGTTCCTAAATCTACAGCTGTGATATAGCTTGTCTGAAATGTAAGACTAAGCTGTGCAACCACCTGAAGTAAGTCCTGAAGGAAGGCCATGAAACGTAGCACTCGCCAGTCTTGAAGTTTGGTTGCCAGATGTTTTGCCCTTCCCTTCACTGCATCCGTAGCTTGATTTGGTCCAGCCTGTGATACATGCTCAAAATGAGTACGTATTGCAGAGTACCCCTTCATCAGAGCATCTGATGCTTTCATCACATGTGGAAGCCATCTTGTCCCCTGAAGCCGCTGTGGCTTAATGAAGCGATCTTCCATGGTCTCAGCTATGGTCTTCAATTCTCTTAATGCCTTCGGGGAGTAGTGGTAGTGCTTGTGCATTTGGTAAAGCATCTCCTGCACTGTAACAAGCATGGGATGGTCTTTGATTCCTGAAAGAACCCCAAGCTCCAGTCGATGTGCAACACAGTGTGTGAATACAACATGCTGTCGCCCATCCATCATTCGGGTTTTGACGCTGTTGTTTCTTCCAATATTTACAGATGCACCATCTGACCCTGCACCCACCAACTTATCTAACCAGTCATGGCATCCAAACTTAATCATGGCCTCATTGATTGCGCTGAATACACCATTACTGTGGGCATGCTCAAGTTCCTGTAGACCAACAAAGTACTCCCTAGGAACTCCATCCTTTACTAGTCGGCAATAGATGATCTCTACCTCAGACACACCACAGTCAGTGGCACCATCAAACATGACTGAAATGCTTTTTGCCTCTTGAAGTGCTGCTTGAATGGGCTCCCGGACTGCTTGCGCTATATATCCTCCGAATCTTAAAATACAATAACTACAAAAATTACACTTCAAATAAGTAGGTCATGTCTTCCGTTACAAGTCCTCATactgataatttattttatcattgtaaatttAAGGCTTTAAGTTTACGGTTTAGTAAGCTACATAAATGATAGATAACACAAGACCCTTACACCTTGAGCATGCTTTGTCAGACTGGTAAGACTTCAAGAAGTTGATGTTGGATCCGTTCTTCACTTGGAGTTTTAGAAGATTTGGATAGACAGTCCATGGCATTTCATGGTGCATGACAAAGTATGCAGTGTTGAACTTTTGCTTCAATAACGCTGCCTCCTCATCGCTAAGCCTATGAAAGcaacaaaacaatcataatgCATTAAGAAGTGGAACTTGTATGAGCTCAGAATAAGGCTGCAATAAGCAGGATGTGTCACTTATGGCTACGGAGACCCGACACCCTGTTTTTGACAGAATCATCAACATCAAACAGATAGGGATTCTGCCAGGTCACCACAAAATATGCATATCTTTCAACATTAATTCCAACACGATGATAAATgtatcaatgatattgtaatattatttaaagctgGTATCTTTACATACTttactataataaattattattgaatgtgAGTATGATAATTGAAATCAACAAACCTGTTTAAAACTGCATCCATGGGACCTGGCACATTTCCCTCATGTTGGCGCTCAGCAACCATATCAGCTTCTCTACATCGAATATGTGAAGCTGTAGCCAAGTGCGCCTGAATCGTAGTGATACGGTAGCTGATGCACCCTGTCAGGAATGAGGAACTTCCAGCTAAGTTCCTGTGCCTTTCACAAGTCCCACATATCAAACCTGCAATAAATAAATCACTTTCAGATAAAAAAACTTCCATAAGAAGTACCTTCACAAGATTCAAGATTGTCATGAAATTTGATACTTAACATACTAGGGTCTTCAACATGCAAATGATTAAGGACCAGGGAactaaaatttaattataagaaCGAACAGTCAACCTTTTATTATCTTAGCTTTGTAAtcctacatttattttaaagtaaatcaCAATTTATCTCAATGTAAAGTGAAATCGTAAAGTTACCGAGCATCCGAAAATTGGAGCCATAATTACCATTCTCGCTGTCTCTGAGTCCAGGAAAAGCATTTCCCCAAGATTCGACCCAGCAacgttttcgttttatttcGTAGCTGGTCTTTTTCTCTGATGACTGAGCCGTTCTTACATTTGACACATTAAAAAAGTTGACAGTGTCGATTGTCGAGACGCCATTTCTGTTGTGAGGGCAACTGGAACGCTAGCTATATGGACTTGGTACAGCTCACACGATAGGCCAACGCATTTGGACGGAATTACTTGAGCTTTATCGGAAAATATTCGGCAGTCTTCGCCATCTCAGTTTCTAACGAAAATGTCCGAGGTGCTCCGTTTGACCCGTATTTTCAAGTAAACAACCAATGAGtgcatttgtttatgtttaataaatactcTTCAGGAAGGAGTGTTcggattattattttttttaccggAAAAGTCGCCAATATGACGACTTTTTTTGTTACTGCCCGATCGGGCAGGTAGATTCTAAAAACTACTGCCCGCCTGCAAATATTACTTGCCCCGGGCAATCGGGCAGTGGTTAATGTCGAGCCCTGCAAACGACACAAACTACACACATCTTAATTTTAGGTATAAGTGGTTATACGTTAAGCCAACTTTAGAAAGCGGACACTGTAAATAAAATTTTTGACAATTCACTCTGTAGTTATCTAGAAGACATTTTAACTTGTCCGAGTTATAAAATTATGCCAATACACAATCTGAACAAATAtgtggtgatgattggacaagatccatttaaggtaatttatataattaaagggcgaCAACTATTGAGTGACTGAACGATATGGcttgttatcaaacttgtccaagatattatgccaTACAGACCAAATTAGGCCAGACTGTAGGATGCtggtaaaattaaaatatgtcttGTTCACTGAATGGGGGCCACcgcatttaaatattgtttatatgttcgTGATAATAGCAATCTTAAATCTGTTATTAGCGTCACAAGTTGGTTCAACCTATGTAACCACCTCATGTGCACATACCAAGGTATAATGTGGCTTAACTGTATAGATTTTATCCTGCatgtaatattaacaaatacaaatttattcCAAGGGCAAGGGCGAGTTCAGTGACAACACCACTGAAGGAAATAACAACGAAAATAATCGacaaaaaattaatatttcataattttacgAAAATAATATTGGCAATGGGACATTCTGTTACTATTTACACAATAATTTAGCAAACCAAAAAACTGTCACCACCTATTTTCATCTCGATCGATAAACGCCTGCATATGTAATCAAGACAAAACGACCTGTCACGAAACGGGAACATTGAAAAACGACACTTCAATTATGATGCGGTGTCAATatgtgatttgttttctttttaagtcACGCATGGAGGAGtacgttttaaaaaataaaacaaaaataattaaccTGAAATAAAAACTCTTCACGGGTAAAGTTTTCTAATTACTATTTGTTGTTCTTAATAACTAAGAGTAGTATTTGTCCCAGTTAGTTAGTAATTAATTGTACTTAATGAAAAGCGATATATTAATTGACAATGCATgcgaaatataaaaatttaaagtttaaaaacaacacaaaaacaaaaattaaaataaatctaaatacAAAGTCCCCTCTCCTACCCGTAATGTTCAATTAAAACACCTTTGAATGAACAAGACGAAGTTGACGAACTCGGATGTCGTCAAATAAATATGACTTTAAGGTCTgaaattatgtttgaaagtaaTTTACTTCCCCAAATACTGACACTATTTTGCAAAATGTTCACAACTGAATTTCAGCTGACTAACATTAATGTATCTTTCATCGATAATTAATGACACATGATTAATAAAATGTGCCTGTACAACTTGAGTATTATCATAGAATGAAGCTCCTATCAATACAGCACAAAATATTAGGGGATATCAAAGCATGAGAACATGACGAGATTGGGTAAGCTGAAGTTTTTCAGGGTCTTACGAAACcttcaaacattttcttagTATTGGATAGATAGATCCCTACTGACTGTTAATCTGCAATCGTCTCACTACTTTCCAATATCACTAACATCTATATATCCTGTAAGGTCCTCGAGCATATCGTGTTAAGCAACACCATAACACACTTTGATTCCTCTTATATTCTAACTTACTGTTGACACGGATTTTGACGTCGACGATCCTGAGAAGTTCATCTCATGAAAACAATCAACAACTTCACAAAAGGCGATTAAACAACACACATGAATTGATGCAATCACACTTGACTTCAGTATAGCTTCGTTGAAGTCCCTTACTCTAGTCACGGCTTCTTCAGAAGTGTAATCACTACCGAATATGAGCTGGGACAAATAACGATCGATCCTACTCCCAGATATGAGGTAgcatctgggaccaataatacatCTTACTCCCAGGTAGCATTCACTCCTGGATAACAGACTGCCCATCGGTCCGAAATCAGTATGTGGTCCTTTACTCTTCAGCTACAGCTCAGGTGACACCAGGGGGTGCCTCAATGTAGTGTCTTTGAACCCTCCTGATTCTATCTATCAGGTCAAATAAACTCCCCATCGCCGAAAATAGccttttatttcacaatatccAAGTGTAAATGAGACGCCATACATATGAAAGGGGACCtcgaaaaaatgaaaaaagaggACCTCGATCTACAACCCACTGGGAAAAACGGCTCTCCAGAGTCAGTATTAccatgaaaaaatgttttcgtcAGCATTCGACGCTGGACCATTTTAGTTGGTTGACTTTGCTAAAAATGGTCCAGCAGGTAACCTTGCTTCGTCAAATGCAAAGTTCTACTGAAGAAAATGAAGCGTCACCCGTATAGGTTGGCAGATCACGAGTGTGAATCCAGTCAGCGCCAATTAATACAGTCAGAGAGTATATGTCCGGAATTTGTCCTATATGATCTGGTTGGCAGGTTAGTACTCGCTTTTAGCCAAAGCTTCCAGGGATCTGTTCAAAGCATGGTTACACTTGGGTTTTGTTTGTGGTCACAAGGCTGGACCAGTGGGCTTCCACCCTGTACTCCGCCCCGGCccccacacaacacaagaccacactctcgtgttACATTGTACCAGCGAGCGTGGTtgttataatgttgtaatattttgtttcacaatagtgtaaaataattaagtataaactTACCATGTTCTACAAAATCTTAAACCGTGACATGTTTATAATCCAGCCTTTCTCTCCACTTAAACCAGCATAAACGTCTACTACCAGGGGCGTGACCACCAATTGATCTAGATATCGGCaagaaattgaattgaaatgcaAATTTTGTACCCAACATCAATTGTTCTCAAGAATCATATAACACCTGATATAGTCGGCGAGCACACAATTTATGGGTTCCAGTCGGCAGTCTGGAGACTGAGAGGAGTTTAGATCGGAACGCAACGtttaaaaatttatttaacatgtaataaaCGTTTCTGTCTGCTGCATATACGTGCGCCACTTGATGAtgttggtgttgatgatgatgattgaatGACTAGAGATTACTTTCCTCTGTAACATAAGGTACCGTTTCGAAGTGAAGACGCTTTGTCTATATCGCTGAATATTAGTAAAAATGGAtaagattttatattttattgcaactttaaagtatttaattattcaaattaaGCATATATTGACATACTATATTTTTTCATCAACAACGAAGAACATGAGAAAAATCTTAGTCTTTTTTCGACTTAACTGCGGTACCGAACATATTTGCTGCATGGTGTCAACATGGCTGCGTTCTTATGTCGAATATGTCAAACTCGAAGTAATTAACTTTTAATCTAGATACATTGCATATATTTTAGAGTTTTCTTGCTGCCCTTTTTTAGCATCTGAAATTTAATAATGCCAATGAAAATACCCAGATACATGTACTGAGCAGCCAACTTTTAcctgttaatatttttataatctgTATCCTGTAGACGCTTATGAAATGTTGAACAGAAACATATCAAGAACTTAATTTGTTATGCATATCACAATCATGGATTGGAAAATGCCCAATAAAAGTGGATGATCAAGAAGAAAAATTAAACTATATTTCATAGAGC from Mya arenaria isolate MELC-2E11 chromosome 7, ASM2691426v1 carries:
- the LOC128240640 gene encoding uncharacterized protein LOC128240640; this encodes MLKVFGGYIAQAVREPIQAALQEAKSISVMFDGATDCGVSEVEIIYCRLVKDGVPREYFVGLQELEHAHSNGVFSAINEAMIKFGCHDWLDKLVGAGSDGASVNIGRNNSVKTRMMDGRQHVVFTHCVAHRLELGVLSGIKDHPMLVTVQEMLYQMHKHYHYSPKALRELKTIAETMEDRFIKPQRLQGTRWLPHVMKASDALMKGYSAIRTHFEHVSQAGPNQATDAVKGRAKHLATKLQDWRVLRFMAFLQDLLQVVAQLSLTFQTSYITAVDLGTQLCCQQYRRSFTLLVQTTLPTSLRSS